The genomic segment CCGATTCGAGTTCCGACGGTTTGGGAAGGTGCCCGCCGGAGATCCAGGAGCTCGATGATCTCGATTGAAGGAGTCCCCACGATCATGCCGATCCGATGGCTTCCCGTGGTCTTGATGTTTCTGATCGGACACGCCCCAGCCGCAGCGTTCGATGTGGCGGACTTCCCGATGGACGGCATGGTCGTCCTCGAGACGCCCCACGCGTTCGGCGAACTCGTGAGCCGCGTCGAGCAGGCGATCACCGATCACAAGATGGGTCTGGTCACCCAGGCCTCGGCCAGTGTTGGCGCGGCGGGCCGCGGCGTCATCATCCCAGGCAATCGAGTCGTGGGTGTCTTCCGCCCCGATTTTGCTGTGCGCATGCTCGCCGCCAGCCTCCCCGCCGGGTTCGAGGCGCCGCTCCGCTTCTATCTCGTCGAGAACCCGGACGGCAAGGCCGCACTTGCCTACCGCAAGCCGAGCGCCGTGTTCGGGCCGTACGGCAGCCAAGAACTCGATCGCCTGGCCGAGGAGCTGGACCCGATCTTCTCGGGGATCGCAGCGCAGGCAGCGGCTCCTCGTTAGGTCACGGCGTTCCCTGGACCGGAGTTTCTCCCTAGTGCCCGGAAGCGGCCTCCGGGGTGCCGTTCGCGTTCGGAAAGAAGAGTTGCTCGCCGTCGATCTGGAAAGCAGCGATCGCCTTCTGGCCAGCAGGGCCTGTGAGCCAACCGATGAAGGCGCGGCCGTCCTCCGCCTTGATGTGGGGGTGCTTCTCGGGGTTCACGAGGATCACGCCGTAGGGGTTCATGAGGCGCGGATCGCCTTCGACCAGGATCTCATGGCCACGCTTGTTCCGGAAGCTGATCCAGGTGCCCCGGTCTGTCAGTACGTAGGCTTGCATCGCCACGGCCGTGTTCAGTGTGGCGCCCATTCCCGTTCCCGTCTCCCGATACCAGGTACGGCTCGCCTGGCCCGGGTCGATGTGGGCTGCAGCCCAGAGCGCGCGCTCTTTCGTATGCGTACCACTGTCATCGCCGCGGGAGGCAAAGACGGCCTCGTGGCTCGCGATGCTGCGGAGTGCTGCAGGTGCATCCTTCCCGCCCCGAATTCCAGCCGGATCTTCGGCGGGGCCGACGAGGACGAAATCGTTGTACATGACGTCTCGCCGCTCGATGCCGAAACCGGCTGCGACGAAGGCGTCCTCCCGATCGCGGGCGTGCACGAGCAACAAGTCCCCGTCGCCGTTTCGCGCGTTCTTCAGCGCCTGGCCTGTGCCCACCGCGACCACCCGCACATCGATGCCGGTGGCTGCCTTGAAGCGGGGAATCAGATCATCGAGCAGGCCCGTGTTCTGGGTCGAGGTCGTGGATTGAAGGAGTACGAAGCGCTCGGATTCATCCCCGATCGCTGCAAGCGCTGCCAGGAGGATGCCGGCGAGAAAGAACCCGGTGAGTGAAGAGCGAAGGGGGCGCCGCATGTCAGAAGCGCACGATCAGGTCGGTCTGCAGGAGGATGCGTTCCGATCCCAGCAGGGAATGGTTGAAGGCGGAGCCCGTCTCCACCGGATCACCGACGAAGAGCGAGAGTTTCAGATCCGTATTCTGGAGAACCTCGCGCACGGCTTGCGCCACGTAGACCTGTTGGTTTGCACGACCGGCGAGCAGTGGTGAATCGACGAAACGAGCTGGCCACGCATTGGCTTCGACTCGGAAGTAGCCCGCTTTCAGCCGAACCACCCGCCGCTTGTCGCCCACCTCGACACCGAGGCCGTAGGCCATGTCCTCGTCCCCCGCTTCCGGATGAAGGGGGTGGTTGGCAGCGTCGTGATTTCGCATCCAATGGCCGTAGAGCAAGACAGGCCAGTCTTCGTGTGCGTCCCAGCGCACGTAGGCTGCGAGTTCCGTCGCCGAGATACCGGTGCCACCGTTCGCCGAGCCGTTCAATCCCTCGCGCTGGTTGCCCGCCAGGCTCGATCGGTCGAGGAAATCCGGATCGAGCGAGCGCCACTCGTAGTGGGTGATCCGGCCGCCAAGCTCCCACCCTTCGGCGGGGGTGAGTGTGGCCCCGGCCTGCAGCCCGAACACGTGAGGATCGCGGGACGTCGCGTTCTCGTCGGCGATCAAATAGGCCGCGCGAGCGAAATAGGCCGCGTCTCCGTGGCTGGCAGAATCCCAGCTGAGCGCGGCGCCCTCGACCGAGATGTCACGATCCCAGAGCATCGAATCCGGACCGTGTTTCCAGCGGAACGGCACGCCCATCTTTCCAAGCCGCAGCCGGGTCTGGCCGCCGAGTGGCCCAGATCCCTCCGGTGCCGTCAGATCGAGGTGGGCGCGATCGATGAAGAAGCCATCCGGATCGAAATCGGATCCTCGCCCCCCGAGCGTCTGGTTGGCGCTTCGCACGGCGCCACCGGATGCCAGACGAAAGGTGACCGACGCCCACGGGTTGATTCGGGCCTCGCCCTGGAGCCTCAGCCGATAGCGGGCGCGCGAACGATTCCCGAGATCGATGCCGAGCGAATCCTCGTCGAACCAGAACTGTTCGTATCGGGCGCGGAAGTCACCGGACCACTCGATGCCGGGGACACTCTCCTGCTGGGTTTCCCATTGCTGCTGGCGCGAGGTGAGACCGACGTATTCGGAATCGTCGACGATGCCGCGGGCGTGGAGGATCGCAAGGACCTCTCGCACCACGCTCTCCTCGGGCTCTGAAAGGGCAGGTGCTGGGAGCAGGAGGAGCGCCAGTAGGGAGACGGAAAACCAACGCAAGAGACGTCGTCCTTTGAGTTATGCCTCCGGGGGTATAGCTCGAAGAACGCGCGTGCTTCAAGGGCTCAGCGGGAGCGGACCTGCTTCTCGAGCCTGCGGAGGTCTTTCCCGATGGCGCGCAGGGCGGCGGCTTCCATGGAGTGAAACGTGTCGACGAGTTCCGCGCCGAACGGCGTGAGCGCCGTGCCCCGGGCGGATGTCTCGATGACGGGTGTCTTGAAACACTCGTTCAGATCGTTGATGCGCTCCCACGCGCGCCCGTAGGCGAGGCCAAGCGCCCTTGCCGCGGCGGAGATCGATCCGTGCTCGCCGACGGCTTCGAGCAGGGCGACCTTGCCCGGGCCGAGTTTGTGGACTTCGTCCGCGCCGAAGTAGAAACCCATCCGAACGCGTGTCATGAGGAAGCGTCGGTTCTAGTAGTCGTAGCCGCGTTCCTCGTGGAGGCTCACATCGAGGCCGCGGGTTTCGTCTTCATCTGTCACGCGCAGGCCGATCAGGGCTTCGATGCCTTTCAGGATCACCCAGCTCGCGGCTGCCGTGTAGACGATGGTGACGACGGCCGCCAGGAGTTGGATGCCGAATTGGGAGCCGATCGATAGCGCGCCCTGGTTTCCGCCGAAGATCTCCGAGGCGAACACGGCGGCGAGCACGGTGCCGACGAAACCGCCCACACCGTGAACGCCGAACACGTCGAGCGAATCGTCGTAGCCGATCGTCCGCTTGATGCTGGTGGCGGCGAGGTAGCAGACGACGCCCGAAGCGAGGCCGATCGCCAGGCCGCCGACCGGCCCGATGTAGCCGGATGCCGGTGTCACTGCAGCCAGGCCGGCAATGGCACCGGTTGCGACGCCGAGCACGCTGGGTTTGCCGTAGCGCACCCATTCGATCGCCATCCAGGCGCACGCCGCGGTGGCTGCAGAGATCTGCGTGACGACGGCGGCCATTGCGGCGCCGCCGTTCGCGCCGAGGGCACTGCCGCCATTGAAGCCGTACCAACCCACCCAGAGCATGCCGGTGCCCGTGACGCACATCGTGAGGTTGTGGGGAAGCATGGGCGTCGTCGGGTAGCCGTTCCGCGGCCCGATCACGATGCAGGCGACCAGGGCTCCGATGCCCGCAGTGATGTGCACGACGATTCCGCCCGCAAAATCGAAGACACCGAGTTCGCTGAACCAACCGCCTCCCCAGGTCATGTGGCAGATCGGGAGATAGACGACCACCAGCCACAAGACGCAGAACCACATCATGGAGCTGAACTTCATGCGCTCGGCGAAGGCGCCGACCATCAGCGCGGGTGTGATGATGGCGAAGGTCATCTGGAAGACGAAGAAGAGCACCTCGGGGATCGTTCCAAAGAGGGTGTCCGCAGTGATCCCGCGAAGGAAGCTCTTGTCGAACCCTCCGATCAGCGCCCCGCCCTCGGCGAAGGCCAGGCTATAGCCGAAGGCCGTCCACAACACGGTGATCACGGCCGCGAGTGCGAGGCATTGCATCAAGACCGAGAGCACGTTCTTGGTGCGGACCAGGCCGCCGTAGAAGAGCGCCAGGCCCGGCAGCGTCATGAACAGGACCAACGCGGTCGAGGCCAGGATCCAGGCTGTATCACCGGTGTCGAGCTCGTTCTCCGCAAGCGCGGGAGCTGCGATCAGCAGGGCCAGGATCGGGGCGAAGGAAGACAGACGGGCAAGCATTGAACGACCTCGAGACGGAGATTCCAACGACGACGCAGCGGTTGTTACTCCGTTCGGGGGCGATTCGTCCAGCCCAACGGAGTGGAATCCGCTGATCTGTGCCTGTTTGAGCACGGATCGGGCGATTTCAGAGAGCGCCTTCTCGCCGAAGGGATTCAATCAAGGGCTCGGGGATGGCGGCCTGGGTGGTGGCCTCGTAGAGCAGCGGTTGGTCCCCACGCCAGGCCGGGTCGGATTCGGGCTGCCACGGGAGGTGCCCGCCGGGATCGGGCCAGAAACATTGAAGGGCGGGTACGTCAGCGCGCTTGTAGTGCCACGCGGCGTTGCCCAGGAAGAGCTCTTGCCACTTCGGACGGATGTCGCGGAAGGCGAGAGCCCCCCGCTCCAGAAGCCCGGCCGGTTCGTCCCCCGCGGCGAACCGCGCGCCGCGCTGGATGGCCGCACCGAGATGGTTGAGCAAGCCGGCCAACACCTGAAGGTCGATCCCGAAGGTCAGGAGCTCAGGATGCTCGAAGCGTTCGAAGAGCCCGATCGTGTGGGCCCAGCCCGGCGCAGGATCTTCCGGCGGGATGAGCACGAGGTGCCAGCCGTGCTGCTCGATGTCGTGGCGAACGCGCGCCTCGATCTCGTCCGTGCCGTCACTCATCGCGGGCGAAGCTACCCCGGCCGTTCGACTCAGGCGAGAAGGGCAAGCAGATCCTCTCGTGTGATGCTTCCCGCGGCGCCGGCCTCGGAGAGCGCGGCATCGGCGAGCTCTCGCTTCTTGTCCTGGAGGGCCAGGATCCGCTCTTCGACCGTGTTCTCTGCGACCATCCGGTAGACGAAGACCGGGCTTTCCTGGCCGATCCGGTGAGCGCGGTCTGCAGCCTGGGCTTCGACCGCCGGGTTCCACCAGGGATCGAGCAGGAAGACGTGATCTGCAGCGGTCAAGTTGAGTCCGGTACCCCCAGCGCGCAGGGAGATCAGAAAGATCGGCGGGCCGTCGGGCTCCGAGAATTCTCGTACGACGGCTCCGCGATCGCGGGTCGAACCGTCGAGCCGGGTGAAGGCCAGTCCGGCTTCACGCAGGCGGGGTTCGACCAGATCCAACAGTGAAGTCCATTGGGAGAACACGAGCGCCTTATGCCCTTCGGCGACGGCGGTTTCGAGCCTGTCCGAGAGGAGCGCCAGCTTGGCCGAAACGTCGAGGCTCTGCCCGGGCAGGAGCTGCGGGTGGCAACAGGCCTGGCGGAGACGCAGCAGGGCTTCGAGCGCGGCGAGCACATTGCCTCCGCCCTGGAGTTGTTGGACGACCTCGTCGCGCGTCGCCGCGAGCACCGCATCGTAGACAGCCCGTTCTTCGTCGGAAAGCACGCAGTGGAGCACCATTTCCGTGCGCGGCGGGAGCTCCGGTGCAACCTCCGATTTTCGCCGCCGCAAGACGAAAGGTCGTAGTCGAACCCGAAGGTGCTCGAGCGCCGCTTCGTCGCCGTCGCCAATCGGGCGGGCATAACGTTCCTCGAAATCGCTCCGCCCGCCGAGCAGGCCGGGGTTCAAGAAGTGGAGCTGGCTCCACAACTCTTCGAGGCGGTTCTCGACGGGCGTGCCGGTCAATGTGATGCGTTGGTCAGCGCGAAGCTGATAGGCAGCCTGGGCGACCTGGCTGTTCGGGTTCTTGATCGCCTGGGCCTCGTCGAGGATCACCGCCTGCCAGTGGCGAGCCGTCAAATTCTCCCGATCCCGCCGCAACAGCGCATAGGTCGTGAGGGTCACGTCGGCCGACCCATCGAGACTTCGCCCTGCGCCGTGATAGATGCGCACCGAGAGGCCGGGGCGGAAACGTTGGATCTCCTCTTCCCAGTTCGCGAGCAGGCTGGTCGGCGCGACGACGAGGGTGCCCGGGCCAATGGCACAAAGGGCCTGGAGAGTCTTGCCGAGGCCCATGTCATCGGCGAGTAGCCCGCCGAGCCGGGCCTGGCGCAAGAAGGCCAGCCAGCGCGTGCCCTCTTTCTGATAGTCGCGTAGCTCACCGCGAAGATCGGCGGGCAGCGGCGCCTCGGGAAGTGTTCCGGGCCCCTCGAGGAGTTGAAGCAGGGGTTCAAGGGAGGGCGGGGGCGGGTGGTCGAGATCGACGCACAAGCGGCCGAGGTCCGGTAGGACGGCCGGCGCGACCCGTCCGTCGGCATCTCGCGCAGCGAGTAGATCGGCCACCTGGCGGCCATAGCGGGCGAGCCAATCGGCGGGCAAGGGAGCGAAACCGCCGCCTTCGAGCGGAACGAGCGAGCGGCCGTGGCGCCAGGCGGAGAGGACGGCTTCCGCCGAAGCCTCCGCTTGGCCTTCCGGCGAGGCGAAGTTCAGGGCGACGCGATCGTCATCGATCTCGAGCCGCGCATCGAGGCCGGCGACCCGATGAAAGTTTCGCTCGGGTTCGCCGCGCACGGTCGCGAGCCGCGACATCATCGGGACCAGTTCGAGGGCGCTCGCAGCGTCCAGAACGGAACGGTGCCCGACGGCGAGCCCCAAGGTCGTTCGCAGGCGTTCGGTCAGGCGTTTCTCCTGCACTTCATCCCGGATCGGCACGGCGCCGCCGAGGTGCACGAGGCGCCCGGCATCCACCCGCGCCGTGGGAGGATCGCCGTAGACGAGGAGGGGGAGCACGGCCAGTTCGTCCCCCTGGCGCTCCGTTTCCAGGACGAGCCGCGGGGGAACGCGTTGGGTATCGGGCAGGGCATCCGTCTCGATGCGGACTTCGACACGGCTTTCCAGATCCGGAAGGACGTCGGCCAGTAGTTCGGGAAGATCTTCTGCATCGATGGTTCGTCCGCGCCCCAGGTCTTCGGCCTCACGGCCGGTGAGCCGACTGGGTGCCAGCTCGCGAATCTCGTCTCCGCAGCGAACGAAGCCGGCACCGAATTCCTCTTCGATCGGCGGCTCCAGGGCCGACTGCAAACGAAATCCACCCGCTGCGGAAGTCAGGCGCACGATCGTCGTGACGGGCTCTCCGCGCGTGCGGATGGGCTCGCCGTCGAGCTCGACCTCGCCGCAGTTCTCCAGCGCCGCGAGCAGGCTGCGCATCACTCCGCGGGGCATCGGCCCGGAGTGGCGTGTGCCGAGCGCTCGCTCGACGGCCAGATCGGCCTGGGTGGCACCCACGGAGGGGCCCTCGACCCGGCCGGTTGCGAGGGCGGTAAGCGTCGTCTCGAGGCGTCGCTCCCGCTCGCCATCGACGATGAAGCGCTCGAAAGCGAGGCCGTCGCCCGTGCGTGCGAGACGGTAGACGATGCGCCCTCCGCTTCTTCCCTCGCCGGCGTTCGGTAGCTCGGTTCCCTCACGTGCGGCGCGACGCAGCGCGATCACGCCGGCGGCCACATGCTCGCAGGGATCTTCGCCGCCGGGACAATCGCATTCCCACTCGGCATCCTCCACGTACAGCACGACCGTCGGGTGGATCACCCCGGAGGAGGGCCGCACCCGGAGGATCTGCTCGCTGTCGTCTCCCCCTTCACGGGTCACGGCATCCGACCGCGCCAGCTCCACGCCACGGGACCATGCGCCCTTGGCGGCTTCTTCCCGCACGCGATCGAAAAGCTCATCCACGCACGCGAGACTAGCCGCTAGCCTGGGGGCGTCGTGGGCAGCTACATCACAGCGGAAGGCTTCAAGAAGCTCCAGGCGGAGGAGCATCGCCTATGGAAGGTCGAGCGCCCCCGCGTGACCCGTGAGGTCTCCGAAGCTGCTGCGCTGGGCGATCGTTCGGAGAATGCCGAGTACATCTATGGCAAGAAGCGGCTGCGAGAGATCGACCGGCGGCTGCGATATCTGGCCAAGCGGATGGATGAACTCACCGTCGTTTCGCCCTCTCGCGAGCAGGCAGGGAGAGTCTTCTTTGGTGCATTCGTCCGCGTCGAGGATCCGGAGGGAGCTGAAGCCGAGTACCAACTGGTCGGGCCGGACGAGTCCGACCTCTCGGAAGGCCGGCTCAGCATCGAATCTCCGCTGGGCAGGGCGCTACTCGGAAAGGCGGAAGGCGACGAGGTGCAGGTGCCGAGGCCCCGGGACGGAGGCATCGGGATCTTCGAGGTCGTCGGGATCCGGTACGTCTGGGACGACGCCTCCACGTGAGCTCTTCTCGCGAGCGGGCCGACGGATCCGGGGCGAACGAACTCTGGGTGTTCGGCTACGGCTCCCTGGTGTGGCGCCCCTCGTTTCCCTTTCTCGAGCGCAGGCCGGCGAGCATTCGCGGCTGGACGCGACGCTTCTGGCAAGGCTCGACAGATCATCGCGGCGTTCCGGGTGCTCCCGGCCGCGTGGTGACCCTGGTGCGGGAGAGCGACGCCGAGTGCTGGGGCGCGGCGTATCGCATCGCGGGGAGCGAGATTCCCGACGTGATGGCGCATCTGGATTGGCGAGAGAAGGGCGGCTACGAGCGAGCGGAGGAGAGCTTCCATCTGCGCGAGCCGGAAGATATTGCCGAGGGTGTCTTGTACGTCGCGACCGCTACCAACCCCAACTACCTGGGACCCGCACCGCTCGGGGAGATCGCCGACCAGGTGCGCCGCTCCTCCGGGCCGAGCGGGCCAAACCCTGAATACGTGCTGCGCCTGGCAACGGCGCTTCGGGAGATGGATGCCGAGGATGCCCACGTCTTTGCCCTGGCAGAACTCCTCGGTGTCGATTGAGGCCTACATCTTCGGCAGCAGCCCGGTCGGGCACTCACCTCGCGCGAGCTTCTGGGCGCGTTCGACGAGCTGGGCTTCCATCGTCTCGCGGCCGATCATGATCACGAAGTCTCGTTTGCGGATGCCTTCGACGGCGAACCGGGCCAGCTCGTCCAGATCTTGTACCGGTAGATCGATTCCCACTTTCTTCATGCCGGCCATGAAGTCGTCGAACTTCACCTCGGAGCCTTCGGGTACCGCGTTCTCGCGAGCCAGTTCCGCGGGTCGGTTGCGCTTCGTCGTCCAGATGCCGGTATTCAGCATTCCGCCCGAGGGATAGAAGATCCCTGCGCGAAGCTTCGTCTCCTGGCCGGCGAGTTGCGCCGCCAGACACTCGGTGAGGATGGATACGGCTGCCTTGCTCGAGGCGTAGACGGATTGCTCGGCCAGCGGTGCGATCCCGCCATCCCCGGAAGAGGTGTTCATGACGAATCCTTCCTCTCCGCCGGCGAGCATGCGTGGGACGA from the bacterium genome contains:
- a CDS encoding DUF302 domain-containing protein, whose amino-acid sequence is MISIEGVPTIMPIRWLPVVLMFLIGHAPAAAFDVADFPMDGMVVLETPHAFGELVSRVEQAITDHKMGLVTQASASVGAAGRGVIIPGNRVVGVFRPDFAVRMLAASLPAGFEAPLRFYLVENPDGKAALAYRKPSAVFGPYGSQELDRLAEELDPIFSGIAAQAAAPR
- a CDS encoding solute-binding protein gives rise to the protein MRRPLRSSLTGFFLAGILLAALAAIGDESERFVLLQSTTSTQNTGLLDDLIPRFKAATGIDVRVVAVGTGQALKNARNGDGDLLLVHARDREDAFVAAGFGIERRDVMYNDFVLVGPAEDPAGIRGGKDAPAALRSIASHEAVFASRGDDSGTHTKERALWAAAHIDPGQASRTWYRETGTGMGATLNTAVAMQAYVLTDRGTWISFRNKRGHEILVEGDPRLMNPYGVILVNPEKHPHIKAEDGRAFIGWLTGPAGQKAIAAFQIDGEQLFFPNANGTPEAASGH
- a CDS encoding LysR family transcriptional regulator encodes the protein MTRVRMGFYFGADEVHKLGPGKVALLEAVGEHGSISAAARALGLAYGRAWERINDLNECFKTPVIETSARGTALTPFGAELVDTFHSMEAAALRAIGKDLRRLEKQVRSR
- a CDS encoding ammonium transporter yields the protein MLARLSSFAPILALLIAAPALAENELDTGDTAWILASTALVLFMTLPGLALFYGGLVRTKNVLSVLMQCLALAAVITVLWTAFGYSLAFAEGGALIGGFDKSFLRGITADTLFGTIPEVLFFVFQMTFAIITPALMVGAFAERMKFSSMMWFCVLWLVVVYLPICHMTWGGGWFSELGVFDFAGGIVVHITAGIGALVACIVIGPRNGYPTTPMLPHNLTMCVTGTGMLWVGWYGFNGGSALGANGGAAMAAVVTQISAATAACAWMAIEWVRYGKPSVLGVATGAIAGLAAVTPASGYIGPVGGLAIGLASGVVCYLAATSIKRTIGYDDSLDVFGVHGVGGFVGTVLAAVFASEIFGGNQGALSIGSQFGIQLLAAVVTIVYTAAASWVILKGIEALIGLRVTDEDETRGLDVSLHEERGYDY
- a CDS encoding DUF4262 domain-containing protein, translating into MSDGTDEIEARVRHDIEQHGWHLVLIPPEDPAPGWAHTIGLFERFEHPELLTFGIDLQVLAGLLNHLGAAIQRGARFAAGDEPAGLLERGALAFRDIRPKWQELFLGNAAWHYKRADVPALQCFWPDPGGHLPWQPESDPAWRGDQPLLYEATTQAAIPEPLIESLRREGAL
- a CDS encoding DEAD/DEAH box helicase; translation: MLLRLELLEAFRCDVAAHDAPRLAASLACVDELFDRVREEAAKGAWSRGVELARSDAVTREGGDDSEQILRVRPSSGVIHPTVVLYVEDAEWECDCPGGEDPCEHVAAGVIALRRAAREGTELPNAGEGRSGGRIVYRLARTGDGLAFERFIVDGERERRLETTLTALATGRVEGPSVGATQADLAVERALGTRHSGPMPRGVMRSLLAALENCGEVELDGEPIRTRGEPVTTIVRLTSAAGGFRLQSALEPPIEEEFGAGFVRCGDEIRELAPSRLTGREAEDLGRGRTIDAEDLPELLADVLPDLESRVEVRIETDALPDTQRVPPRLVLETERQGDELAVLPLLVYGDPPTARVDAGRLVHLGGAVPIRDEVQEKRLTERLRTTLGLAVGHRSVLDAASALELVPMMSRLATVRGEPERNFHRVAGLDARLEIDDDRVALNFASPEGQAEASAEAVLSAWRHGRSLVPLEGGGFAPLPADWLARYGRQVADLLAARDADGRVAPAVLPDLGRLCVDLDHPPPPSLEPLLQLLEGPGTLPEAPLPADLRGELRDYQKEGTRWLAFLRQARLGGLLADDMGLGKTLQALCAIGPGTLVVAPTSLLANWEEEIQRFRPGLSVRIYHGAGRSLDGSADVTLTTYALLRRDRENLTARHWQAVILDEAQAIKNPNSQVAQAAYQLRADQRITLTGTPVENRLEELWSQLHFLNPGLLGGRSDFEERYARPIGDGDEAALEHLRVRLRPFVLRRRKSEVAPELPPRTEMVLHCVLSDEERAVYDAVLAATRDEVVQQLQGGGNVLAALEALLRLRQACCHPQLLPGQSLDVSAKLALLSDRLETAVAEGHKALVFSQWTSLLDLVEPRLREAGLAFTRLDGSTRDRGAVVREFSEPDGPPIFLISLRAGGTGLNLTAADHVFLLDPWWNPAVEAQAADRAHRIGQESPVFVYRMVAENTVEERILALQDKKRELADAALSEAGAAGSITREDLLALLA
- the greB gene encoding transcription elongation factor GreB, which encodes MGSYITAEGFKKLQAEEHRLWKVERPRVTREVSEAAALGDRSENAEYIYGKKRLREIDRRLRYLAKRMDELTVVSPSREQAGRVFFGAFVRVEDPEGAEAEYQLVGPDESDLSEGRLSIESPLGRALLGKAEGDEVQVPRPRDGGIGIFEVVGIRYVWDDAST
- a CDS encoding gamma-glutamylcyclotransferase codes for the protein MSSSRERADGSGANELWVFGYGSLVWRPSFPFLERRPASIRGWTRRFWQGSTDHRGVPGAPGRVVTLVRESDAECWGAAYRIAGSEIPDVMAHLDWREKGGYERAEESFHLREPEDIAEGVLYVATATNPNYLGPAPLGEIADQVRRSSGPSGPNPEYVLRLATALREMDAEDAHVFALAELLGVD
- a CDS encoding SDR family NAD(P)-dependent oxidoreductase → MQELGNRVAVVTGGASGIGLALAKAFVSEGMKVVIADVEVPALERACATLGSEVAGIVTDVSEPDSVRALAEQVYKTHGACHLLCNNAGVSVPNLNLWETEPTDWKWVHSVNVQGVVHGIQAFVPRMLAGGEEGFVMNTSSGDGGIAPLAEQSVYASSKAAVSILTECLAAQLAGQETKLRAGIFYPSGGMLNTGIWTTKRNRPAELARENAVPEGSEVKFDDFMAGMKKVGIDLPVQDLDELARFAVEGIRKRDFVIMIGRETMEAQLVERAQKLARGECPTGLLPKM